From the genome of Nocardia sp. NBC_01503, one region includes:
- a CDS encoding DUF3558 family protein, whose protein sequence is MSARQLVNAALVLVAALAVGLFGTGCGRSSDTSTGEAPKWDPCSAFPESAMQDLGLDYKALPGGQTPGMRCTWANTQTGYSVDVQYRTKNQFTDWRTGAEDITDFTAAPYSGHTYHIQGNSHPFMCSAQLKTKNSDVVFQVTNQNYRPDDPCAFATRIATALAKYLPATP, encoded by the coding sequence ATGAGCGCCCGACAACTGGTCAACGCCGCGCTAGTCCTGGTGGCCGCCCTGGCTGTCGGCTTGTTCGGCACCGGATGCGGTCGCAGCAGTGACACTTCCACCGGTGAAGCACCCAAATGGGACCCCTGCTCGGCCTTCCCCGAATCCGCCATGCAGGACCTCGGACTCGACTACAAAGCACTACCCGGCGGACAGACCCCCGGTATGCGATGCACCTGGGCGAACACGCAAACCGGCTACTCCGTCGACGTGCAATACAGAACGAAAAACCAATTCACCGACTGGCGGACCGGTGCCGAGGACATCACCGACTTCACAGCCGCACCATACAGCGGCCATACCTACCACATCCAAGGCAATAGCCACCCGTTCATGTGCTCCGCACAGCTGAAGACGAAGAACTCCGATGTCGTCTTTCAAGTAACCAATCAGAACTACCGACCGGACGATCCGTGCGCTTTCGCCACGCGCATCGCGACCGCACTCGCCAAATACCTGCCTGCGACTCCGTAA